A genome region from Camelina sativa cultivar DH55 chromosome 10, Cs, whole genome shotgun sequence includes the following:
- the LOC109126988 gene encoding putative defensin-like protein 277 codes for MSEQKIQLASLLLLICLIFPQSNAKQCIFEGQCVTVEDCNNICKSGEDPFLCMRSGPNRGKCCCLKKDGFVIE; via the exons atGTCGGAACAAAAAATTCAACTTGCTTCTCTTCTGTTACTTATTTGTCTCATTTTTCCTCAATCAAATG caaAACAATGCATCTTCGAAGGCCAATGTGTAACTGTTGAAGACTGCAACAACATATGCAAAAGCGGGGAAGATCCATTCTTGTGCATGCGTTCAGGCCCAAATAGAGGCAAATGTTGTTGTTTGAAGAAAGATGGTTTTGTAATAGAAtga
- the LOC104720554 gene encoding uncharacterized protein LOC104720554 — MYRRLDEERGGVSNEFVDGIHAFLSFARNQPSYRQRGNLLCPCSKCKNQKRRHTDIVEKHIYLKGFTENYYVWTHHGESCEASTSHCPVEQETWSDHQNSPVAVDHSYDPNEDVHMLFDDATIQENMVEPNFEERYHDSGFHAFEAVNQPLYEGCHDGISPLYLASKILNWKTTYNLAEACLDEISETFKTVLPSPNKAPESYYETKKLSRSLGLPCHKIDVCEDNCMLFWKGGDKELLQCRFCKKDRFLPYSGKGKRIPKQRMFYLPIGDRLKRLYQSETTSSHMRWHAEHVSPEGEMHHPSDGKAWKHFQKVYPQFAYESRNVYLGLSTDGFNPIGMNGQAHSVWPVILTPYNLPPGMCMKMEYFFLAILVPGPKHPKKSLDVFLQPLIEELQFLWSDGVDAYDVSRNQNFKMRVALMWTISDFPAYGMLSGWTTHGRLACPYCLEETKSFWLPNGRKHSWFDCHRVFLPKDHPYRRNLRAFRKGKSMHDDPPTWLSGEEILYERIRSIEGVFRTVDCGGKGHDNPARTITGYGDYHNWVKQSIFWDLPYWADLLLRHNLDFMHIEKKFFDNLIKTLLNVPGKTKDNVKSRMDLPSICRRPDLEVTPDGKAPVPKFRLSKDGLKSHDCHVIMQRLLPIAFLELLPEAIHTAISDVED, encoded by the exons ATGTATAGAAGGTTAGATGAAGAGCGAGGAGGTGTATCAAATGAATTCGTAGATGGGATACATGCATTTTTATCTTTTGCTCGTAATCAACCATCTTATCGACAACGAGGGAATTTATTATGTCCGTGTTCCAAGTGTAAAAACCAAAAGCGTCGCCACACCGATATCGTTGAGAAGCACATATACTTGAAGGGATTTACAGAGAATTATTATGTTTGGACGCATCATGGAGAAAGTTGCGAAGCATCAACAAGTCATTGCCCAGTTGAACAAGAAACTTGGAGTGATCACCAGAATAGTCCAGTGGCTGTTGATCATTCTTATGATCCAAATGAAGATGTTCACATGTTATTTGACGATGCAACAATTCAAGAAAATATGGTGGAGCCAAATTTTGAAGAGAGATACCATGATAGCGGCTTTCATGCGTTTGAAGCAGTGAATCAACCCCTTTACGAAGGGTGTCATGATGGAATTTCTCCATTGTATCTCGCCTCAAAAATACTGAATTGGAAGACCACTTACAATCTAGCTGAGGCATGCTTGGATGAAATATCTGAAACATTTAAAACAGTCCTTCCGTCACCCAATAAAGCTCCTGAGTCATACTACGAGACAAAGAAGTTGAGTCGATCACTTGGATTGCCTTGTCATAAGATTGACGTGTGCGAAGATAATTGTATGCTTTTTTGGAAGGGAGGAGATAAAGAGTTATTGCAATGTCGGTTCTGCAAAAAAGATCGGTTTCTTCCGTATAGTGGAAAAGGTAAAAGAATACCCAAGCAGAGGATGTTTTATTTGCCTATTGGAGATCGGTTGAAGCGATTGTACCAATCAGAGACAACATCATCACATATGAGATGGCACGCAGAACATGTATCCCCGGAAGGAGAGATGCATCACCCCTCTGATGGAAAAGCATGGAAGCATTTTCAGAAGGTATATCCACAATTTGCTTATGAGAGTCGTAATGTTTATCTAGGCTTATCAACAGATGGATTTAATCCAATTGGTATGAACGGTCAGGCACACTCGGTTTGGCCAGTTATATTAACACCATACAATTTACCTCCCGGGATGTGTATGaaaatggaatatttttttctagcGATATTAGTTCCAGGGCCGAAACATCCGAAGAAGAGCCTAGATGTCTTTTTGCAGCCATTAATTGAAGAACTACAGTTTTTGTGGAGCGACGGTGTGGATGCTTACGATGTgtcaagaaatcaaaatttcaagatGCGTGTTGCATTGATGTGGACAATTAGTGATTTTCCCGCATACGGTATGCTCTCGGGTTGGACTACACATGGTAGATTGGCTTGTCCGTATTGTCTAGAAGAAACAAAGTCATTTTGGTTGCCAAATGGAAGAAAACAcagttggtttgattgtcatagAGTATTCTTGCCTAAAGATCATCCTTACCGGCGGAATTTAAGAGCATTTCGAAAGGGAAAATCAATGCACGATGATCCTCCAACATGGTTATCTGGGGAGGAAATTCTTTATGAGAGGATAAGAAGCATTGAAGGGGTGTTCAGAACTGTCGATTGTGGAGGAAAAGGTCATGATAACCCTGCTCGTACTATCACAGGATATGGTGATTATCATAACTGGGTGAAGCAAAGTATATTCTGGGATTTGCCGTATTGGGCAGACCTACTTCTTCGACATAATCTCGATTTCATGCACATCGAAAAAAAATTCTTCGACAATCTCATTAAGACATTGCTGAATGTTCCAGGGAAGACAAAAGATAACGTTAAATCTAGGATGGATCTTCCTTCTATTTGCCGAAGACCGGATTTAGAGGTTACTCCTGATGGAAAAGCACCTGTTCCAAAATTCAGATTATCAAAGGATG GCCTTAAAAGTCATGATTGTCATGTGATCATGCAACGACTTCTGCCTATTGCATTTTTAGAGCTACTGCCCGAAGCTATCCACACAGCTATTTCAG ATGTTGAGGACTGA